Proteins from a single region of Natrinema amylolyticum:
- the dgoD gene encoding galactonate dehydratase — protein MTEIVDYELFAVPPRWLFLRLETDDGTVGWGEPIVEGRAKTVRTAVEELMDNYLLGEDPTRIEDHWQTMYRGGFYRGGPVLMSAIAGIDQALWDIKGKRLGVPVHELLGGPVRDRIRVYQWIGGDRPADVAEQARKQVEAGFTALKMNATEEVERVDDPATIEAAVTRLREVREAVGDDVDIGVDFHGRVSKPMAKRLVKELEPHEPMFVEEPVLPEHNDALPAIASHTTTPIATGERMFSRWDFKEVFESGAVDVIQPDLSHAGGITEVAKIASMAEAYDVAMAPHCPLGPLALASCLQVDACSHNALIQEQSLNIHYNETSDVLEYLADPSVFDYEDGYVEIPDEPGLGVEIDEDHVRSQAELEHDWHNPVWRHDDGSVAEW, from the coding sequence ATGACCGAAATCGTCGACTACGAACTGTTCGCGGTGCCGCCCCGATGGCTGTTCCTCCGTCTCGAGACGGACGACGGAACGGTCGGCTGGGGCGAGCCGATCGTGGAGGGGCGTGCGAAGACCGTTCGAACCGCGGTGGAGGAGCTCATGGACAACTACCTGCTGGGGGAGGATCCGACCCGGATCGAGGATCACTGGCAGACGATGTACCGCGGCGGCTTCTATCGAGGCGGCCCCGTGTTGATGAGCGCGATCGCAGGCATCGATCAGGCCCTGTGGGATATCAAGGGCAAGCGACTGGGCGTCCCGGTCCACGAACTCCTCGGCGGGCCGGTCCGGGATCGGATCCGAGTCTATCAGTGGATCGGCGGTGACCGCCCCGCCGACGTGGCCGAACAGGCCCGAAAGCAGGTCGAGGCGGGCTTTACGGCGCTCAAGATGAACGCGACGGAAGAGGTCGAGCGCGTCGACGATCCCGCGACGATCGAGGCCGCCGTCACTCGGCTCCGCGAGGTCCGCGAGGCGGTCGGCGACGACGTCGACATCGGCGTCGACTTCCACGGTCGCGTGTCGAAACCGATGGCGAAGCGGCTCGTCAAAGAGCTGGAACCGCACGAACCGATGTTCGTCGAGGAGCCGGTCCTGCCGGAACACAACGATGCGCTGCCGGCGATCGCGTCCCACACCACGACTCCGATCGCCACGGGCGAACGGATGTTCTCCCGGTGGGACTTCAAGGAGGTCTTCGAGAGCGGGGCGGTCGACGTGATCCAGCCGGACCTCAGCCACGCCGGCGGAATCACCGAGGTCGCGAAGATCGCCTCGATGGCCGAAGCGTACGACGTGGCGATGGCTCCCCACTGCCCCCTCGGACCGCTTGCGCTCGCGTCCTGTCTCCAGGTCGACGCCTGCTCGCACAACGCGCTCATTCAGGAACAGAGCCTCAACATCCACTACAACGAGACCAGCGACGTACTCGAGTACCTGGCCGATCCGTCCGTGTTCGACTACGAGGACGGCTACGTCGAGATCCCGGACGAGCCGGGCCTCGGCGTCGAGATCGACGAGGATCACGTCCGAAGCCAGGCCGAACTCGAGCACGACTGGCACAACCCCGTCTGGCGACACGACGACGGCAGCGTCGCCGAGTGGTAA
- a CDS encoding glycoside hydrolase family 88/105 protein, translating into MPSLEETIAAVAAYTIDKDMENEVWQKGVAINGLLAADRDDCTEAARALVDRAVETQDSNGQLSYGPSYPIEVFQHGKEYDAHWEIDERKAMNTNNTTSIGHGVLDFYRRTGEERYLEAARGEYDNLQSVERTEDGGIPHHVPELSGVKGLWIDSVYMMCPFFARYGAAADEPEAFDEAAKQIIVHAKHLQDLHTGLFRHIWHEQPNSYPQSTFWARGNGWIQAAIVDVLEYLPDDHPDRDELIEIFRDVSSAVVERQDDSGMWYNIVDDPHTPLESSGTLMYTYAFKRALELGIVEDEKYERAARDAMEVAIGLVDDEGAVRRVAGPPGGPGAPLTSTSYGQGFFLLAASQFADGS; encoded by the coding sequence ATACCGTCCCTCGAAGAGACGATCGCGGCTGTCGCAGCGTATACTATCGACAAGGACATGGAAAACGAGGTCTGGCAGAAAGGCGTCGCGATAAACGGCCTGCTCGCCGCCGACCGCGACGACTGCACCGAGGCCGCACGGGCGCTCGTCGACCGTGCGGTCGAGACCCAGGACAGCAACGGGCAACTCTCCTACGGCCCGAGCTACCCGATTGAGGTCTTTCAGCACGGCAAGGAGTACGACGCCCACTGGGAGATCGATGAGCGGAAGGCGATGAACACGAACAACACGACCTCGATCGGCCACGGCGTCCTCGACTTCTATCGCCGAACCGGTGAGGAGCGGTACCTCGAGGCCGCCCGCGGCGAGTACGACAATCTCCAGTCGGTCGAACGGACCGAGGACGGCGGTATCCCCCACCACGTTCCGGAGCTGTCCGGCGTGAAGGGCCTCTGGATCGACTCGGTCTATATGATGTGTCCGTTCTTCGCGCGGTACGGAGCGGCCGCCGACGAGCCCGAGGCGTTCGACGAAGCTGCCAAGCAAATCATCGTCCACGCGAAACACCTTCAGGACCTACACACGGGACTGTTCCGTCACATCTGGCACGAACAGCCCAACAGCTACCCGCAGAGCACCTTCTGGGCCCGCGGGAACGGCTGGATTCAGGCGGCAATCGTGGACGTCCTGGAGTACCTTCCCGACGACCATCCCGACCGCGACGAACTGATCGAAATCTTCCGCGACGTTTCCTCGGCGGTCGTCGAACGTCAGGACGACAGCGGGATGTGGTACAACATCGTCGACGACCCCCACACGCCCCTCGAGAGTTCGGGCACGCTCATGTACACCTACGCGTTCAAGCGCGCCCTCGAACTGGGTATCGTCGAGGACGAGAAATACGAGCGGGCGGCGCGAGACGCGATGGAAGTCGCGATCGGTCTCGTCGACGACGAGGGCGCTGTCCGCCGGGTCGCCGGTCCGCCGGGCGGCCCGGGCGCACCGCTGACGTCGACGTCGTACGGGCAGGGATTCTTCCTCCTCGCCGCGTCGCAGTTCGCCGACGGGTCGTAA
- a CDS encoding L-rhamnose mutarotase has protein sequence MARIAFHLEIADGQREAYRDAHENVPEWLEEAYLESDAGLETYSVFESDGHVFGFLELDDPEAIQEVMDTSDAQARWAEEMDGIVVEDDSDQWMDEVYRMI, from the coding sequence ATGGCACGGATTGCGTTCCATCTGGAGATCGCCGACGGACAGCGCGAGGCGTACCGCGACGCACACGAGAACGTTCCCGAGTGGCTCGAGGAGGCCTATCTCGAGTCCGATGCCGGCCTCGAGACCTATAGCGTGTTCGAGTCGGATGGCCACGTCTTTGGGTTCTTAGAGCTCGACGATCCGGAAGCGATCCAAGAGGTAATGGACACGAGCGATGCGCAGGCTCGGTGGGCCGAGGAGATGGACGGAATCGTCGTCGAGGACGACTCCGATCAGTGGATGGACGAAGTCTACCGAATGATCTAA
- a CDS encoding LLM class flavin-dependent oxidoreductase: MADVTFEYNVPVFAGAPESGTDPVHRDTPCYERLDWETTKEGVLKAEELGFDAAWAPDHLMLGRDHAEYECWTLLSALAGLTDDINLGSLVLCNDYRNPALVAKMAATLDVISDGRLELGLGAGWHEPEYEAYGWEYRDGFERLMRLDESIRLMKELWATDPGEAASFSGERYEIDGAYCEPGPVQDPHPPILVGGQGEEVTLKLVAKHADIWNTDVFNGTPETLEHKIGVIEDHCETVGRDSDEIEYSWDGHVICTRDEEKLERLLDLMLPIQFEEEYIDQADIETEADARDYFVMGTPEECAEAIERRIDAGVTKFQGWFIDFPDTDGMELFADEVMPQFR, translated from the coding sequence ATGGCCGACGTCACCTTCGAGTACAACGTGCCGGTGTTCGCGGGCGCGCCGGAGTCGGGAACGGATCCCGTCCACCGCGACACGCCGTGTTACGAACGACTCGACTGGGAGACCACGAAGGAGGGCGTCCTGAAAGCTGAGGAACTGGGCTTCGACGCCGCGTGGGCGCCGGACCACCTCATGCTCGGGCGCGATCACGCCGAGTACGAGTGCTGGACGCTGCTGTCCGCACTGGCCGGCCTCACCGACGACATCAACCTCGGCTCGCTCGTCCTCTGTAACGACTACCGCAACCCCGCGCTCGTCGCGAAGATGGCCGCAACGCTGGACGTCATCTCCGACGGCCGCCTCGAGCTCGGACTCGGCGCCGGCTGGCACGAACCCGAGTACGAGGCCTACGGCTGGGAGTACCGCGATGGCTTCGAGCGGCTGATGCGGTTAGACGAGAGCATCCGCCTGATGAAGGAGCTGTGGGCCACCGATCCCGGCGAGGCCGCCTCGTTCTCGGGCGAGCGCTACGAGATCGACGGCGCCTACTGCGAGCCCGGCCCGGTCCAGGACCCGCATCCGCCGATCCTCGTCGGCGGACAGGGCGAAGAGGTGACGCTGAAACTCGTCGCGAAACACGCCGACATCTGGAACACGGATGTGTTCAACGGGACGCCGGAGACCTTGGAGCACAAGATCGGCGTTATTGAGGACCACTGCGAGACGGTCGGCCGCGACTCCGACGAGATTGAGTACTCGTGGGACGGCCACGTCATCTGTACGCGCGACGAGGAGAAACTCGAGCGCCTGCTCGACCTGATGCTCCCGATCCAGTTCGAGGAGGAGTACATCGACCAGGCCGACATTGAGACGGAGGCCGACGCCCGCGACTACTTCGTCATGGGCACGCCCGAGGAGTGCGCCGAGGCGATCGAGCGCCGGATCGACGCCGGCGTGACGAAGTTCCAGGGCTGGTTTATCGACTTCCCCGACACCGACGGGATGGAACTGTTTGCCGATGAAGTGATGCCGCAGTTCCGATAG
- a CDS encoding enolase C-terminal domain-like protein, with protein MEITNINVTKVSTDSWGEFVEFPLVTVMSKFDEYNNADGDNPEARRKWMGPVGDVVVEVETDAGITGVGVGNWATGSIETIVNETLSKLVIGEDPHQRERLWDMMYRATIPFGRKGAAIEAISAVDLALWDIAGKEAEKPVYELLGGPVTDEIPCYASNLHPVDHEKLAREAQNYAEQGFDAMKLRFRYGPEAGREGMKENEKIVETVRDAVGDELAIAGDAYMGWNVRYAKKMLKRLERYDMEWVEEPVIPDDIDGYAEVREASNVPISGGEHEFTRWGHKELLEREAVDILQPDVHRCGGLTELLKIDSMASARDVPVIPHSGTNPTLHFIAASTNAPMAEYFPIPEWYQERQGEQESTYADAIYANPPNAENGTIPLPDTVGLSSETNPEALEHYSVK; from the coding sequence ATGGAGATAACGAATATCAACGTCACGAAGGTAAGTACCGATTCCTGGGGAGAGTTCGTCGAGTTCCCGCTCGTCACCGTCATGAGCAAGTTCGACGAGTACAACAACGCCGACGGCGACAATCCGGAGGCCCGTCGGAAGTGGATGGGGCCGGTCGGCGACGTCGTCGTGGAAGTCGAAACGGACGCGGGCATCACCGGCGTCGGCGTCGGCAACTGGGCGACGGGCTCGATCGAGACGATCGTCAACGAGACGCTCTCGAAGCTCGTCATCGGCGAGGACCCCCACCAACGCGAACGACTGTGGGACATGATGTACCGAGCGACGATCCCGTTTGGTCGGAAGGGTGCGGCCATCGAGGCCATCAGCGCCGTCGACCTCGCGCTCTGGGACATCGCCGGCAAGGAAGCCGAGAAGCCGGTGTACGAACTCCTCGGTGGACCGGTCACGGACGAGATTCCCTGCTACGCGAGCAACCTCCATCCCGTCGACCACGAGAAACTCGCTCGAGAGGCCCAGAACTACGCGGAACAGGGGTTCGATGCGATGAAACTCCGGTTCCGGTACGGACCGGAAGCGGGTCGCGAGGGGATGAAAGAGAACGAGAAGATCGTCGAGACGGTCCGGGACGCCGTCGGCGACGAACTCGCGATCGCCGGCGACGCCTACATGGGCTGGAACGTTCGGTACGCCAAGAAGATGCTCAAGCGCCTCGAGCGCTACGACATGGAGTGGGTCGAGGAGCCGGTCATCCCCGACGACATCGACGGCTACGCCGAGGTCCGCGAGGCCTCGAACGTGCCGATCTCCGGCGGAGAACACGAGTTCACCCGCTGGGGGCACAAGGAACTGCTCGAGCGCGAGGCCGTCGACATCCTCCAGCCCGACGTCCACCGCTGTGGCGGGCTGACGGAGTTGCTGAAGATCGACTCGATGGCCAGCGCCCGCGACGTGCCGGTGATCCCCCACTCCGGCACGAACCCGACCCTGCACTTCATCGCCGCGTCGACCAACGCGCCGATGGCGGAGTACTTCCCGATCCCCGAGTGGTATCAGGAGCGCCAGGGCGAACAGGAGTCGACCTACGCCGACGCCATCTACGCCAACCCGCCGAACGCCGAGAACGGGACCATCCCGCTGCCCGACACCGTCGGGCTGAGTTCGGAGACCAATCCCGAGGCTCTCGAGCACTACAGCGTGAAGTAA
- a CDS encoding zinc-dependent alcohol dehydrogenase: MKAIVHTGPKSIEIRERERAVPDDDEVLVRVHSAGLCGSDAHAYKYEDGYEWIPIPRIMGHEYSGEVVEVGDDVTDFAVGDHVVEEPIHDCGSCFQCKNGQPNVCQNFEITGMHNDGAYTEYTTVHPKDLHLIPDDVPLGHASITEPLSIATRAVFDQSHVTPGDTVLVEGPGPIGVLVAAVADSMGANVFVSGLGKDTEYRLPLVERLGIETIDIETNDLSDVVDERTDGVGFDAVFDTTGHSSGVEMAIDHVRKGGQVIVVGLPGSPSEVFMTPVVRGEVDVNTSYGSTWQNFEQAIRLLSAGAIDADAIIDRSFSVDDPTAAFEAFLESETCKPVFSFSDQ, translated from the coding sequence ATGAAGGCCATAGTACATACCGGACCGAAATCCATCGAGATCCGCGAACGTGAGCGGGCAGTTCCCGACGACGACGAAGTATTAGTTCGCGTTCACTCGGCGGGCCTGTGCGGAAGCGATGCGCACGCATACAAGTACGAGGACGGCTACGAGTGGATCCCGATTCCGCGAATTATGGGCCACGAGTACTCCGGCGAGGTCGTCGAAGTCGGCGACGACGTCACCGACTTCGCGGTCGGCGACCACGTCGTCGAGGAGCCGATCCACGACTGCGGCTCGTGTTTCCAGTGTAAGAACGGGCAGCCGAACGTCTGCCAGAACTTCGAGATCACGGGCATGCACAACGACGGTGCCTACACCGAGTACACGACGGTGCACCCGAAAGATCTGCACCTGATTCCGGACGACGTCCCGCTCGGACACGCGAGCATCACCGAACCGCTCAGCATCGCGACGCGCGCAGTGTTCGATCAGTCCCACGTGACGCCGGGCGACACCGTCCTCGTGGAGGGTCCCGGCCCGATCGGCGTGCTCGTCGCGGCCGTCGCGGACTCGATGGGTGCCAACGTCTTCGTCTCGGGACTGGGCAAGGACACCGAGTATCGACTGCCGCTGGTCGAACGGCTCGGGATCGAGACGATCGATATCGAGACGAACGACCTCTCGGACGTCGTCGACGAGCGAACCGACGGCGTCGGCTTCGACGCGGTGTTCGATACGACCGGCCACTCGAGCGGCGTCGAGATGGCCATCGACCACGTCCGGAAGGGCGGACAGGTTATCGTCGTCGGTCTCCCCGGCTCCCCCAGCGAAGTGTTCATGACGCCGGTCGTTCGCGGCGAGGTCGACGTGAACACGTCCTACGGCTCGACCTGGCAGAACTTCGAGCAGGCCATTCGACTCCTCTCGGCCGGTGCGATCGACGCCGACGCGATCATCGACCGCTCGTTCAGCGTCGACGACCCGACCGCCGCGTTCGAGGCGTTCCTCGAGTCGGAGACCTGTAAGCCGGTCTTCTCGTTTTCAGATCAATAA
- a CDS encoding amidohydrolase family protein, giving the protein MLDTHTHAWTRPTRAQPWINGPLVDTVDEFDVDTVYTAEKLLADMDDVGVDEAVVVGYPICEWTDNRYTIHCVEEHDALSGIVMLDQFADDAADRLRDGMAVDGILGFRLGAICPYDRMWETFDPSVDWLREAIDETAFWEAARETDALVQLLAHVDQLDQVIELVETYPDLTYALDHFCHAGPDVPPEDALGALEPLAGDEYDVAVKISEVVHRSEEGFPYRDMHDHVRWLLETFGRERVVWGSDFPNVSDEATYEESLRWLEHVDCLSKNDREWITGRSFEDLAGI; this is encoded by the coding sequence GTGCTGGATACCCACACGCACGCGTGGACGCGACCGACTCGAGCGCAGCCCTGGATCAACGGACCGCTCGTCGACACCGTCGACGAGTTCGACGTCGACACCGTCTACACCGCCGAGAAGCTCCTCGCAGATATGGACGACGTCGGCGTCGACGAGGCGGTCGTCGTCGGCTACCCGATCTGCGAGTGGACCGACAACCGATACACGATCCACTGCGTCGAGGAGCACGACGCGCTCTCGGGAATCGTGATGCTCGATCAGTTCGCCGACGACGCGGCCGACAGGCTGCGCGACGGGATGGCCGTCGACGGGATTCTCGGGTTCCGTCTCGGTGCGATCTGCCCGTACGATCGCATGTGGGAGACGTTCGATCCCAGCGTAGACTGGCTGCGTGAGGCGATCGACGAGACCGCGTTCTGGGAGGCCGCCCGCGAGACCGACGCGCTGGTCCAGCTCCTGGCCCACGTCGACCAGCTCGACCAGGTGATCGAGCTCGTCGAGACCTACCCCGATCTCACTTACGCGCTCGATCACTTCTGTCACGCCGGCCCCGACGTCCCGCCCGAAGACGCGCTCGGCGCGCTCGAGCCCCTCGCCGGCGATGAGTACGACGTCGCCGTGAAGATCTCCGAAGTCGTCCACCGCTCCGAGGAGGGCTTCCCCTACCGGGATATGCACGACCACGTCCGCTGGCTGCTCGAGACGTTCGGCCGCGAGCGCGTCGTCTGGGGGTCGGACTTTCCGAACGTCAGCGACGAGGCGACCTACGAGGAGAGTCTGCGGTGGCTCGAGCACGTCGACTGTCTCTCGAAGAACGACCGCGAGTGGATTACCGGGCGGTCGTTCGAGGATCTGGCCGGCATCTGA